A genomic segment from Actinomycetota bacterium encodes:
- a CDS encoding response regulator, with protein MTGERILVVEDNEKNMKLFRDVLVATGFRTLEATTGGEAVDMASEHTPDLVLMDVQLPDLDGVQALHRLRANARTATIPVLALTAQAMQGDRERFLAEGFDGYVSKPVNVRELIGIVRQHCEGRIG; from the coding sequence ATGACGGGCGAGCGGATCCTTGTCGTCGAGGACAACGAGAAGAACATGAAGCTTTTCCGTGACGTCCTGGTCGCGACCGGTTTCAGAACGCTCGAGGCGACGACGGGCGGCGAGGCGGTCGACATGGCATCCGAGCACACGCCGGACCTCGTGCTGATGGACGTCCAGCTCCCGGACCTCGACGGCGTCCAAGCGCTCCATCGACTGCGGGCGAACGCGCGCACGGCGACGATCCCCGTCCTTGCCCTGACTGCACAAGCGATGCAGGGGGACCGCGAGCGGTTCCTGGCGGAGGGCTTCGACGGCTACGTGTCGAAGCCCGTGAACGTGCGGGAGCTGATCGGGATCGTCCGGCAACACTGCGAAGGACGGATCGGATGA
- a CDS encoding response regulator, with product MSGEGRILVVDDVAPNVRLLEAILVPRGYDVVSATDGERALELVASTKPDLVMLDVVMPQPDGYAVCRRIREREETAMLPVIMITASTSEKTEAIRAGADDLIAKPFDQDELLARVRSLLRIKRYHDTITSQAVELTELNRTLEERVQYQVVELERVRKLRRFLSPQLVDAIVASGDDAILRSHRRKVAMLFADLRGWTSFVDAVEPEELMQVLGEFHSVIGGLVQRFDATVGFLEGDGVQLFFNDPHEIPDAPLRAVRLACALREEMATLTPVWRKRGYELDLGAGIALGYATCGEVGFEGRSDYAAIGAVTNLAARLADEATGGQVLITQSLHAEVEEDVEVEPRGELTLKGFRRPIPAFNVIAVREPSANVSTLQGS from the coding sequence ATGAGCGGCGAGGGCCGGATCCTGGTCGTGGACGACGTTGCTCCGAACGTGCGGCTGCTCGAGGCCATACTCGTGCCGCGCGGCTACGACGTCGTCTCCGCGACCGACGGCGAGCGCGCGCTGGAGCTCGTCGCGTCGACCAAGCCGGACCTGGTGATGCTCGACGTCGTGATGCCGCAGCCGGACGGGTACGCGGTGTGTCGCAGGATCCGGGAGCGCGAGGAGACCGCGATGTTGCCCGTGATCATGATCACGGCCAGCACGTCGGAGAAGACCGAGGCGATCCGGGCGGGCGCGGACGATCTGATCGCCAAGCCGTTCGACCAGGACGAATTGCTCGCGCGGGTCCGGTCGCTCCTGCGGATCAAGCGCTACCACGACACGATCACGTCGCAGGCCGTGGAGCTGACCGAGCTGAATCGAACGCTCGAGGAGCGGGTGCAGTACCAGGTCGTGGAGCTCGAGCGGGTCCGGAAGCTCCGGCGGTTCCTCTCTCCGCAGCTCGTCGACGCGATCGTCGCGTCGGGTGACGACGCGATCCTCCGCAGCCATCGCCGCAAGGTCGCCATGCTCTTCGCCGACCTGCGCGGATGGACCAGCTTCGTCGACGCGGTCGAGCCCGAGGAGCTGATGCAGGTGCTCGGGGAGTTCCACTCTGTGATCGGCGGTCTCGTGCAACGGTTCGACGCGACCGTGGGGTTCCTCGAAGGCGACGGGGTCCAGCTCTTCTTCAACGACCCTCACGAGATCCCAGACGCGCCCCTGCGCGCGGTTCGGCTCGCGTGTGCGCTCCGAGAAGAGATGGCGACGCTGACGCCGGTGTGGCGCAAGCGCGGCTACGAGCTGGACCTGGGGGCCGGCATCGCACTCGGCTACGCGACGTGCGGCGAGGTCGGGTTCGAGGGCCGCTCCGACTACGCGGCGATCGGGGCGGTGACCAACCTCGCAGCGCGGCTCGCCGATGAAGCGACGGGCGGCCAGGTCCTGATCACCCAGAGTCTCCACGCGGAGGTCGAGGAAGACGTCGAAGTGGAGCCCAGAGGTGAGCTCACGCTCAAGGGGTTCCGTAGGCCGATCCCGGCATTCAACGTGATCGCCGTTCGCGAGCCGTCGGCGAACGTGTCCACCCTGCAGGGCTCCTGA